Part of the Danio rerio strain Tuebingen ecotype United States chromosome 12, GRCz12tu, whole genome shotgun sequence genome, AACTTTCACTCACAGGAATTATTTATGGCACTGAATGTTTCAGAGTCTCCCATTACAATGTCTGAAGTCAAAATTGGACGGAAGAAAGAAAAGTGTGAGAACTGCACAAAACAGGtaatattcttatttattatttcacaCTACtctttaataatgtaataaagccATGATTCACCATGAAGTCTTAACTACTCACCCTCAGGCCTAAGATCTTCTTTTCTTTGGTCAAATTTTAAGGATCATTTCTAGTTGAAACTACATTTctttaatgattataaaattaAGTCAATGTTTCCAGCACTTGTATCTGCATTGAGGTCTTTAAAGCCAAATAATCAGTCTGCAAGAAACGgaacattttttacaatgttattACGTTTATCGctctatggagccagatcagtctcaaaaataatacatttacaaaataaaattcatacagaCACAGCAcatttcacatttacaaaatctacAGTAATTTGAAAActcaaaacacatttcataaatgCAAAACACAATGTGTGAATtcacaagaaaataataaatattttcgcGAAATGAataggatttgtgtatttatgaattgtgttttgattttatgaattggatttgtgtatttatgaatactgttttgaatttataaattggatttgtgtacgTTTGAATCCtgttttaaatttactaattaggtttgtgtatttataaaatgcgtttttaatttataaattggatttttgtatttataaatcgtgttttgaatttacaaatgagatttgtgtgtttttgaatcatgtttttaatttacaaattgtatttgtgtttttgaatcgtattttgaatttacaaattggatttgtgtatttttgaatcgtgttttaaatttacgagttggatttgtgtatttattaggggtgtaacgatttatcgttgtacgatttattgcgatgcaaaaatgtctcgatatgcatcgtggcgttatgacgatttgaatACGATATGAcatccgttttctcttattagttgagctgtctGCACGTGGgttacgttccacctgctgtcaaacgtgagttcagattgcagcagcagtaatgttagcagaccaagatgagtggagttgaaatagagaatggcccatcctctcaaaatcagacgtctggcaacatttcggttgtccagtcattgctttagactcgtccgctttttgacacgcatactgggtcaaacatcctaagttttaaagtcttcacagtgatttacatactttgcacagcgacatggatacctcctaatggtgttgaaagagtcacatactgtatttataaggtacaattcaccctaaaatatcattctgtcttcatataatgttgtattggccgccgcaaaatcacacatgacgtgagatgttactacagagggcggaatatgatagacgcgcgcgtatggcaagccgttttagcatttaaacctttgatctgactatccataaatatatttagagatatctctaattatattttgactagtcataattataattcgactagtcaaaatataattagagatatctctaaatgaatttaattaaatatgaattaaatatatttatggatagtcagaacaaaggtttaaatgctaatacggcttgccatacgcgcgcgtctgcttcagtgaacagaacctgcaggttgtgactaataaagtagtaaacaacattcagtttgtggaacagaatGATCTTTCAGGAGCTGCGTGGGAAGTataaacagcacttagcagtggaaatgaaaccgaaaacgtacacattatttaaacaatcatatcgcattttagagttatgaatacgacgagcattaacccttttgagtacataggtacacaaaaatgcacgtcaacataatacacttgatagcgccgacatcagcgacgccgaagaaatagtaaacctgcctaaactgctgaaaagagtcacgactgtcctttgtaatgaaaagacggccaccctgtcactcatcatgcccaacatgaagacagccatccataaaaacctctcagacagatacacataagttcaggattatcttatagaactgctgattacctggaaatgtgaatttttttttgcacacagaaaaaacacaagtgaccaagcaaagccttaagctcttactgttaaatttaattgaatagaaagcttatttttttgcacttttacttatattgttccttaattttgtctctgtcatttcaataatatttttaagaagtttttaaattgttttattttccagagacagcctgtttaatttattttcttaaagaaggttcagtttaacaagttgaaacaaaagaaatacataaaaaatagtttacttggtaaaatttgcatttcagttaaattttaaatttttattccaaatagcgtgatacatatcgaatcgtaaacattatatcgtgatacacatcgtatcgtgagctgagtgtatcgttacacccctagtatttatgaatcctgttttgaatttaaaaattagatttgtgtatttttgaatcgtgtttttaatttacaaattggattcatgtgtttttgaatcatattttgaatttacgaattggaattgtgttttgaatttacgaattggatttgtgtatttatgaatcctgttttgaatttataaatttgatttgTGTTAGTTtattcgtgttttgaatttactaattggatttgtgtgtttttgaatcgtgttttgaatttactaattggattttgtaaatgcattattttttgaGACTCATCTGGCTCCATATTTCTTTGCCACATCAAACTGTCCAGCATCAAAAGccacatgtatttatttgttttctctgGCTGTTTTAGGTGTATGCATcattttgtatattatttattctgTATATGAACCTCCAAGGACCACAGGTTCATCTAAAAATCTTTAACATTATACTAAAGAAAAAAACTCGCCTGCAGGCAAATTGGATGGTCAGAGTGTGAATAAATTGCCCAAAAAATGTAATCTTTTTGTGTATAATTCACTGATATTTCCTAATTGTTTCTATCTTAATCAGAGACTCCTCATGTGATTTATTCTTTATACTTGTAActtgggctgcatgatattggaaaaaatctaataatgcggttttaattttttaaattctgtgatatatatcttgcaatatgaatacaatttcactaaagTAGTTGAATAaccatttggaaagaatttataattgtAGATTGATTTTGATATTTCTGTATAgaagtgcataaaatataataaataatctacaaGCGTTGATAAATTCATTaaagaaaaagttacaaattatgTAAACATTGTTTTCTGACAAGTCAAACTGTATTTATGTAAACagcaattaaataatcaaatgtaaaataaaaccacATAGTCTTCATTTTATACACAATTCAATGAAATGTATGGTGAACAATTTGTAATACTTTTGTAAATATCTGTTAATAATAAGTTACAAATGGTGCAGTTTCATACGATTCAATGTTTAAAAatcctcacacagtcacaggcctcaaaaaacacttgcagAATGATcagttataatccagactcaacattgcatatactgacgatgtgactattgcgaatggtCACGTTGCTATattaatgctgaaacgatatattgtgcaggcctacTTGTAACCTTTGTATTGCTTAAACACTCATTGTGGTTTATTTTCTGTTCCACTTTATAGTGCAACAAGAAACAAAGTGATGAAAGTATAAACTCACTTCAAGAGAAAGGTGTTGCCAGTGGAGAGGTACTCTAttgtcttttattttatatactttgTGTATCAGACACAGTGCAATCTGATAAGCTGCGGTCTGcatctgttgttttgtttgtgtttgtattggGGTTGGATGAAGAAATGCAAACCTCATTTGTTTTGGACGCGTGCATAATCTGATACgtgaatttatttgtttttcgtCCCAGGTGAGAGAGTCTACCTCAGTTCAGCAGGTGTTGCTGAGTGCGTGTCTGTCCTGTGACGGCTGTATATCGGAGGATGAAGGCAAGAGAATATCACAGCAGAATCTGGACGAGATCAATCACGTGCTTGCTCTCAACAAGGTAGCGTTTGCCTGTCATGGATTTGGAAAGATGGTTTGTTGATGTATCTtacatttgtctttttatttttggcaGAAATGTGACACTTCGAAGCACAAAATTCTCGTAGTGTCCGTGTGTCCACAGTCGGTGCCATTTTTTGCTGTTAAATTTCAGTTGGACGTTTCAGCAGCTGCACAGAAACTTTGTGGCTTCCTCAAGAGTGTGGGTACGTCTGGACGCCATATTTCATCTTTCTACATCCAGctggtttttctgtttttaaccGAGTCAAGATGTGCACATTGCAAATATTTACTGCAATGCAGTCTATGCTCATTTGCACATATTAGGTTTATTTTAGTATCGtttctaatattattttatattggctTATATATTAAGTTAATTTTATTAAAGTATCAGAAACGCCAGTTccctggactgttttaagaaacttctcaaaactcatctttttattattgcttataaCTTATGAGGCCTTCttgtaatatgtatatttttagcattattatcattcttacttttttgtgtatttcatgttcttctgtgtgttgatgctcttgttagcgctttgagtttgagaaaagcgcaatataaataaaatgtattattattattattattattattttattatattactttattaatgTTAAAGTTTTAATATCGTTTTTGTagggttgttttattttatatatgttttttgttttactttttaggtTTAATTtatctgaatttatttattcaattaattttagttgcagtttttaaattattattttattttattttcaagcttGTGTCAGTCGctgattaatatttatttatttattttatttttaatttttttgaacttGTATCAGTCCCTGAGTaatatttctctatttatttatttatttattttattttattatttttaaacttgtGTCAGTCCCTGAGCAAtatttctttaattaattaattaatttattttattttatttttaatcttgtgTCAGTCCTtgagcaatgtattttatttatttatttatttatttattttaggcttGTGTCAGTCCCTGAGCaatatttctctatttatttatttttttatttttttatttatttaattttttaaagcttgTGTCAGTCCCTGAgcaatatttttctatttatttattttaatttatttaaacttgTGTCAGTCCCTGAGCAatagttttctatttatttatttattttattttatttttaatcttatgTCAGTCCCTGAGCaatatttctctatttatttatttatttatttatttaattaattttttaaagcttGTGTCAGTCCCTGagcaatatttttatatttatttattttattttatttaaacttgtGTCAGTCCCTGAGCAatagttttctatttatttatttattttattttatttttaatcttgtgTCAGTCCCTGAGCaatatttctctatttatttatttatttatttatttatttaattttttaaagcttgTGTCAGTCCCTGAgcaatatttttctatttatttattttgttttatttaaacttgTGTCAGTCCCTGAGCAatagttttctatttatttatttattttattttatttttaatcttgtgTCAGTCCCTGAgcaatatttttctattttataatttttttaaattatttgtttttaagcaaatttttatttaattgtattttatgctAATATTATATATCTAACTTTACTTGACTATAAAACCCATTTAACATGTGAGACATGATTTATTTGATTCCATTTTAAAGGTTTCTTTTATCTGTCTCCTCAGGGGTTCATTATGTCTTTGACACCACCATAGCTGCAAGTTTTAGCATTTTGGAAAGCCAGAGAGAATTTGTTCAGCGCTATCGTCGTAAACATCATGACGCTAATGCTATGCCTATGTTCACATCCTCCTGTCCAGGTAAGACAATCCTGATTCAAGTATATGCTCTTTTACATCTCTTAAAGTAGGAATACACTAATTTTACTCCACATCGCATGTTCTTTTATTAAATCTGTATTGGCTAATTGAATCATTAGGTTTGAATCAAAAAGAAAGGTTGCATCTGGGCACATGTGCAACCTGCAAGACAAAATAAGCATCCCTTATTTTTCTGTCTGAACGTCAAGTCTTAGTGTTTCTCATAACATTTCATCTCTTGGATAAGTTAAATGCAGTGCagttgtgtgtgaatgggtggGACTGGGTTAGATAGCCATAGCATTCTGCAGCTGTGAGATAGATGAGTGTACGCCACTTTACACACCCTTCCTGCTCTCCTCATAGCTTTCCTCCTTACCCCCAGAGCAGTGTTTGTTACTCATGAATGATTATTAACTCATTAAGCTAATGTGTTTACCAGATGCCTTTTACAATACATTTAACTTAGTCCTATCTGGTGAGGAGACCTGTTGATGCAATATTTTGATGACAGACACAACCATTAactttttgtttggaaattagtTTCTTACAGATGGTTAATTATTGATATGTtggtttaaaatattatgtttgtaattttctttttttctctcttttttagagtgtagctgttgggttaatattagtttttcagTTAGATTCAAAATAGGGTTGGGCCCATATacaatgccattgtccatcgctgatggccaatatacaacatgatgctgagccggcatcgccgatcctcctctccagctcgcgaaaaatacacactcaggccccgtttacactaatacgtcttcgtcttaaaatggcattttagaacgaaaatgatccacatccacactgtgttttacctagcatttctgaacagccctccgtctgctgaaaacgcacatcacgtgaccaaacacagacacacacaatgtcatgcgctcgtctgagctccagtgagCAGTGCACATTGGGTAGTTTATCAAGCATGTACCGCTAGATCGCATCTCACTattttgttaaacgtgatattcggACATCCCAAAtctcccggaagttccgggagtctcccgcaaatgcatagagattCCCAGATGCccgtctccctcctggtccttAAATAAATCGCATACCCTTCTCACCCCTCGCCACCGGACTGTCAAATAcatcgtccattgcgatgtttcacattagacatcgtacaatgccaaatttgtcgacatcgcccaaccctaatccaAAATAGATCTATGACAATGCATCATTTTGAGAATAGGAGAACACACATTGTTTACATTAGGGTTTTCTTGTGgcaaaaaaatatgttaattaaccTTTTTCTGTGTCTCACATTTCACAGTTTTCTCCATATTTACGGTTTTGAATTGCTTTATGGTACCTTTATGCTTTTGTAAAACGTTAGCGTTGGAAATTTCTGCAGATTGAATATTGTTGGTTTTGGATTTTTGTGTTTGTGCGCAGGATGGATTCGCTATGCAGAGCGGGTTCTTGGTAGCGTGGTCACACCACACATCTGCACCGCCAGATCACCTCAACAGATCATGGGCTCCTTGGTGAAAAACTTTTTTGCCAGACAGCAGGTGAGAGATGAGAACCTGTCCTGGATTCCCTGGAAATAATCAAGCAAACTgatgtagataaaaaaaaaaaattgatttgtaCATGTACACCAATTAATGTATTCCTCTTTTAAAttgatgtattattttaaaagttataatCAGGGCTGCTGAatgcttctgattggctgaggaATGTAGTAAAGTGTGTGGGTATTTTCAAGAAAACACACAGCTTAAGTAGCATTGCAGTTCCATATCAATTTGCTGAATATTTTGTCCTTTCAAAAGTCTTTAGAGCTTGCGCTGGGAGAAGAATCAAAATTTATAAGTACACACTCGATATCACCAATGCTGTGGAAAGCATTTTTTTACTATAAAGGTTTTTGCCTTACATAGACTCCCTGACACACACACCTTGATTTAAAATATCACTTGAGGTTACATGTGGTAGTATTAATAGGTTTTTAAACGACCAAAGTTTGCCTGTTGTGTGGgcaatatttttcattaattcagtGTTTTTTCTTCTACGAGTAGACATGTGTGTTGATTTTATCACATGTATCACAATCATGTAAACGGCTCATTTTCTTGTTAGTGATGCACTGTATCTATTTTGTATGTAGAAACTGACCCCAGAGCAGGTTTTCCATGTGGTTGTGGCACCCTGCTTTGACAAGAAGCTTGAAGCTGTGAGAGATGAATTCTACAACAGCATCTTGGAGAGCAGAGACGTGGACTGTGTGCTCACGTCAGGTATGATTAAGATACTGGCTTTCTTCTCCTGTTGCCTTCTCAGATTAATTTTTAACCGGTCTAGATAAAATCGCTTGGATTTAGTTGCccaaatatgtattttttcacTCTTATTTCGAGGctaaaataatgtaaaactaTGTTTAAGTGTGCAAATAATACAGCCTTTGAATGGTTGTGAATTCTTAAAAATTCCCCATTGGGTCTTTCCTTCCTGGAAATGAACAGCAGTATCTGTTGTGTGTTCCAGAACAGCAGGTTTGAGTGGAGGGTGTTTTTATGATCTTTGAACTCCTGAAACCGCACTTAAATGATTGTTTGGTTTTAGGAGAGATTCTCCACCTGATGGAACAAAGCAAAGTCACTGTTGAGGAAGTGGACTCTGCTCCTTTGGATCATGTGTAAGTTCAGTTTAtagaaaaaaaactacaacaacaCTGTAGATCTTCAGGGGGCTGTACCATAAAGACAGATTAGCTTGCTAGCCAGTTAAG contains:
- the narf gene encoding nuclear prelamin A recognition factor, with protein sequence MSEVKIGRKKEKCENCTKQCNKKQSDESINSLQEKGVASGEVRESTSVQQVLLSACLSCDGCISEDEGKRISQQNLDEINHVLALNKKCDTSKHKILVVSVCPQSVPFFAVKFQLDVSAAAQKLCGFLKSVGVHYVFDTTIAASFSILESQREFVQRYRRKHHDANAMPMFTSSCPGWIRYAERVLGSVVTPHICTARSPQQIMGSLVKNFFARQQKLTPEQVFHVVVAPCFDKKLEAVRDEFYNSILESRDVDCVLTSGEILHLMEQSKVTVEEVDSAPLDHVIGEISDSGLTRHDGRGSEGFLEHIFKHAAKEIFGLDVQDIVYKTLRNRDFQEVALERDGETLLQFAAVYGFRNIQTLVHRMRKGKVPYQLIEVLSCPGGCLSGRGQAEGEGGRPDRTLVQQMEEHYSSLPVRLPETNPEVQRLYQDWLDGHDSPHAQQSLHTQYKDHTHLPAHITNPDIQW